GAGCTTTCAGAAACTTTCCCCCACCCCGGCGCGGCCCCGGCTGGGCCATGCTCGGGCGGATTCTCGTCTCGGGACCCTCGAACTCGTCATCGGGGGACAATAAGCTCACCATCCTCCGAACGTCTCTGTCAGGCGGCCAATCGTCTCTCCCCACCAATTTTCTGGGATAGCGCGTGGAGCTCTGGTCAAGGGATCGGGCCTCTGCCTGGGACTGGTCGTGATAGCCTTCCGCGCGCGGTAGCCTGGACGGTCCTCATGCTGCTGACCGGCGGGATGAGCTATACTTCTGGCCACACGCTCCGGGGGCAGGGACTCAAGTGCTGGCCGCTCAAGCAGACCCGGCCGTGTTCTGTTAAAGCGAGGCGCGATGGAATCGCGGCTAGTTCTGACCCGCTACCGCGTGATTCTCGAGGCCCTCGAACCTCTGGACCTGCCGGCCTACCTGGGCTCGACCCTGCGGGGAGCCTTCGGGCAGGCTTTCAGGCGTCTGGCCTGCCCAGTCGGCTCGACGTGGACTATCGAGGCCTGATCGAACGGGCCAAGACGGTTCGCCTCTTCAGGGACGAGACTCGATGGGCGGAGTGGACGCGCTACTCCTCCCGTCAGGGCCGGCAGATGACCTGGGACGGTCTCACCGGCCTCGCCACCTACGAAGGCGATCTCAAACCGTTCTGGCCCTACCTCGTCTTCGGCCAGTGGACGCATGTCGGCAAAGGCGCCACCTTCGGCCTGGGACAGTACCGGCTAGACCGGCCCGCCGTGGGCCCGGGGACAGGCGAGACATGAAAATTTCTCGCCAACGAACGCGCAGGTCAAAGCCTAAACGTCGCGCTCCTACCTTCGAGGACCGGGCAGCAGCCTACGTGGACTCCCCCCTGATGACCCACCGGG
This Candidatus Rokuibacteriota bacterium DNA region includes the following protein-coding sequences:
- the cas6 gene encoding CRISPR system precrRNA processing endoribonuclease RAMP protein Cas6; its protein translation is MDYRGLIERAKTVRLFRDETRWAEWTRYSSRQGRQMTWDGLTGLATYEGDLKPFWPYLVFGQWTHVGKGATFGLGQYRLDRPAVGPGTGET